In one Parvibaculum sp. genomic region, the following are encoded:
- the leuB gene encoding 3-isopropylmalate dehydrogenase — MTKNILIVAGDGIGPEVMGEVERVIQWFNDNRKFDAKIENELVGGCCYDAHGVAVTDETVEKAKRADAVMLGAVGGPKWDNVPYEGRPEAGLLRLRKDLELFANLRPALCFAALADASSLKREIVEGLDIMIVRELTGGVYFGEPKEITDLGNGERRGVDTQVYTTNEIRRIAEVAFDLARKRGNRVMSVEKRNVMKSGVLWYEEVSKLHKEKFADVKLEHMLADNCAMQLVRNPKQFDVIVTDNLFGDVLSDIASMLTGSLGMLPSASLGAKDASGKACAMYEPVHGSAPDIAGTGAANPIASILSFAMALRYTFELGPDADLLEKAVDTVLADGLRTGDIMQPGMKKVGTREMGDAILAALAKLNG, encoded by the coding sequence ATGACAAAGAATATTCTCATCGTCGCCGGCGACGGCATCGGCCCGGAAGTCATGGGCGAAGTCGAGCGCGTGATCCAGTGGTTCAACGACAACCGCAAGTTCGACGCGAAGATCGAAAACGAGCTTGTCGGCGGCTGCTGCTATGACGCGCATGGCGTCGCTGTCACCGACGAAACGGTCGAAAAGGCGAAGCGCGCCGACGCCGTCATGCTCGGCGCGGTCGGCGGGCCGAAATGGGATAATGTGCCGTATGAAGGCCGCCCGGAAGCGGGCCTGCTGCGGTTGCGCAAGGATCTCGAACTCTTCGCAAACCTGCGCCCCGCGCTCTGCTTCGCGGCGCTGGCGGATGCGTCGTCGCTGAAGCGCGAGATCGTCGAAGGCCTCGACATCATGATCGTGCGCGAACTCACCGGCGGCGTCTATTTCGGCGAGCCGAAGGAAATCACCGATCTCGGAAACGGCGAGCGCCGCGGCGTCGACACGCAGGTCTATACGACGAACGAAATTCGGCGCATCGCCGAAGTCGCCTTCGATCTCGCGCGCAAGCGCGGCAACCGCGTCATGTCGGTCGAGAAGCGCAATGTGATGAAGTCGGGCGTGCTCTGGTACGAGGAAGTCTCGAAGCTTCACAAGGAGAAGTTCGCCGACGTCAAGCTCGAGCATATGCTGGCCGACAATTGCGCGATGCAGCTGGTGCGCAACCCGAAGCAGTTCGACGTGATCGTCACCGACAATCTTTTTGGCGACGTGCTTTCCGACATCGCCTCGATGCTGACGGGCTCGCTCGGCATGCTGCCCTCGGCGTCGCTCGGCGCAAAGGATGCGTCCGGCAAGGCCTGCGCGATGTACGAGCCGGTGCACGGCTCCGCGCCCGACATTGCCGGCACGGGCGCGGCTAACCCGATTGCGTCGATCCTCTCTTTCGCGATGGCGCTGCGCTACACGTTCGAACTCGGGCCCGATGCCGACCTCCTCGAAAAAGCGGTCGACACCGTGCTCGCCGACGGGCTTCGCACCGGCGACATCATGCAGCCCGGCATGAAAAAAGTCGGCACCAGGGAAATGGGCGACGCGATCCTCGCGGCGCTCGCCAAACTGAACGGATAA